The following is a genomic window from Mycolicibacterium sp. TY81.
GAGCGACTTGTAGTTGTATTCGCTCGGCGCTCGCGCCGGGTCGAGTGTCACGTGGAAGTCATAGGTGAAGTCGCCGTCGCGCGACGAGTACCAGGGGAACGTCCAGCCGTGCTGGTCGCGGTAGCGCGCGATGCTCTCGTACGGCGCCCGGGACACACACGCGAACGTGACGCCCTTGCCGTGCAACAGCTCTCGATCCCCTTCGGTGAACGTCAGGTCAGCCGCGGCAGTGCAGCTCGGGCAGCCGGCATCGATCGCATCGATCCACATGAAGTGGTGGATGTACAGCTGGTTGCGGCCCTCGAACATGTCGAGCAGGCTGACGGCGCCATCGGGTCCGTCGAAGACGTAGTCCTTCTCGATCTTCACCATCGGGAGCCGACGGCGTTCGGCGTTGACGGCGTCGCGCAGATGCGTCGCCTCCCGCTCCCGGGCCAGTAGCTTTGTGCGGGCCCCGAGCCATTCCTCCCGCGTGACGACGTCGGGATAGGCAGTTGGTTGCGCGGACATGGGCATCACTCCTTGTCAGAAATCGGCCTCTACAAAGACAGACTTCGACTGCCGCCAAAAGTCATCGGCGCGCATTAGTTTGTCCCTCATGGAGTGGCTGGCAGACCCCGCCTTTTTCGGCGGACCCGGGCAGGGCTCGCGGCAGATCATCGAACTCGTGGTCGCGTTCGGCCTCACCGCACTGATCGGACTCGAACGGGAAATCCAGGGCAAGAGTGCCGGGCTGCGCACGCAGACCATCGTCGGCACCGCAGCGGCGCTGATCATGTTGGTGAGCAAGTACGGGTTCGGCGACGTGCTGACGCCAGGTCTGGTGGTCGTCGACCCGTCACGTGTCGCGGCCCAGATCGTCTCGGGCATCGGGTTCCTCGGCGCGGGCATCATCATCGTGCGCCGGGGTTCGGTGCACGGGCTGACCACCGCCGCCTCGGTCTGGGAATCGGCGGCGATCGGCATGGCGGCCGGCGCCGGACTACTCCTGCTGGCCACCGTGATGACCGGGATGCACCTGCTGATCATCATCGGGTTCATGCCACTGGCGCGACGGCTGGCTTCGCGATTGGGCGGGTCGGTCCGCCTCCACATCACGTACGCCGACGACCGCGGTGTTCTACGGGATGTGTTGCAGGCGTGCGGCCGGCGCGACTGGCAGATCACCGACCTCGAGACCGATCCGGCCGGCGAGCCGATCGGCGCCCCGCCAGGTCACGTCGGCGTCCAGCTGACGCTCGGCGGCGCAGGAGTGCTGCGAGCTGCGTCCGTCCTGGCCCTGATCGACGGCGTGGCGGGAGTGCGCCAACTGGAGGAGGACCCCGACTAGAGCCGACCGCATCCCCCCGCAGCATGACAGCGGGGACCGCACCAATCAGCCCGCAGAGCGATCCGTGCCGGAGTCGTCGCGACCTACCGTCGCGCCATGACCAGTCAACCCCTTGTAGCCGCCGTGCCCCGGATTGCCGCGCTCGACATCCTGCGTGGTTTCGCGCTGGGCGGGATTCTCGTCGTGAACATCACGGTGATGGCCAATCCGCACGGGCTCGCGGCCGGACCCATCCACACCCTGCTGACCGCGTTCGTCGCAGACAAGTTCTACCTGCTGTTCTCGTTTCTCTTCGGCTACTCCCTGACACTGCAGTTTCGTTCCGCCGAGCGCGACGGCGCCGACGGTCGTCTGCGCACGCTGCGCCGCTGCATTGCATTGATGGCCATCGGCTTGCTGCATGTCGCTTTCTTCTTCAGCGACGACGTGCTGTTCGGCTATGGGTTGCTCGGATTGATCCTGTTGATGCTGAACAGAATTCGGCCGAAGACCGCGCTCTGCTGCGCGGTGGCGCTGTACACCACGTTCGTCATCGCGGTGACAGTCGTCGGCGTGCACACGCCGGACACCGCCATCGATGACGACGGCGCCGTGGCCGCCCTGCGCGCAGGATGGCTCACCGCGGCGTCGTACCGATGGGAGACATTCTTCGAACGGTTCGACCTGTTCCTGGTCTTCGGGTTCCTCAATGTGCTGCCGTTGTTCCTCGTCGGGTTCGCCGCCGGCAAGGCGCGGCTGCTCGAGACGCCCGACCGGTACCAGGCTCTACTGCCGAAGTTGCAATGGTTCGGATTCGGCATCGCGGCCCCTTTCACGCTGCTGATGGCGATCCTGGGCAACCCCGCGCCGGCCGGCCTGGCGGCGCTCCTCGATCTGCCCCTGGCTGCGGCATACGCGGCGACCATCCTGCGGCTGGCGCAACGCCGACCACAGCTGGCACAGACCCTTGGAACCGCCGGAAGGTTCGCCGCCACCAACTACATCGGGCAATCCATCATCGCTTCGGTGATCTTCACCGGCTACGGCTTCGCGCTCGTCGGGAAACTGCCGGACTGGTCGGTCCTCCTGATCGCATCGGCCATCTATGGGATGCAACTCGGCGGCAGCCGCCTGTGGGCACGCCACCACCGGTACGGTCCGATCGAATGGCTGCTCCGCCGCGCCACCTACGGTCCCAGGCCTATGTGGCCCGCGCGCACTTTTCTAGAGTCCTAGGGGTGAGCAGCCGGACGCGGTCACGCGTCGATCGAACTCTGAGCGCCGTCAGCTACGCGGTGTCGCTGTTTCTGTTTGTGATGGCCTGGGCGACTGTCGACGCAACTTACGCGGTGCCACCTGCCGCCCGCCCTGTCATCGCCGCGGTCGCCGCTCTCCCGCTGGTGGCGATCCGGCCGAATCCGTTTCTCGGATGGGCGATATCGGCGACCGGTGCGTTCGTGCTCCCGTTGAGTTGCGCGCCGATCAACGCCGCCTTCCCCTGGCAGATGGTTCACGTCGCGGTGCTGCTTGTGCTGCTGGTTTCTGTGACCATCCGGTGCCCGCTCGCGGCGGCGGCGGTGGCCTGGGTGTCGACCACCGGGTCGCTGCTGGTGAACTCGGCCGACGGCGCGGGATTCGCGGTCGCCGTCACGGTCGTCGTGGTGATCGCACTGCTCACCCGCGAACTCTCTGGGTCGCGACGGCAGCTCGCCGCCCAGCGCGAGATCAACGAACTGGAACGTGCGCGCCGTTCTGTCCTCGAGGACCGTTCGCGGATCGCGCGTGACCTTCACGATGTGATCGCCCATCACATGTCGGTCGCTGTGGTGCAGGCGCAAAGCGCGCCATACCGGTTGACTTCGGTGACCGACGAAACCAAAGCGGAATTCGACGCGATCGGCGCCAGTGTCCGGGCCGGCCTCAATGAGATTCGCGCGGTGCTCGGTGTCCTGCGATCCGACGGTGAGGTGACCGACGTGAGCCCGCAGCCCGGCATCGCGGGCGTCCGAGAACTGATCGACACCACGCGGCGCGCGGGAGTTGACCTGGCCTTCAATACCTTTGGCGATCCGACGAAAGTATCGGAGCTGTGCGGAGTGGTCGTCTACCGGATCGTGCAGGAGTCGCTCGCCAACGCGGTCCGCCACAGTCCAGGTGCACCCGTGACGGTCACGATGCACCACGCGTCGGACGCCACGACGGTGACCGTGAGCAATGGACGCGCCGCGGCACAGAGTGCAGCCGAAACTCCGTCGGGCGGGCGCGGCATCACCGGCATGCGGGAGCGCGCAGCGGCGGTCGGCGGCACGGTTGACGCGCGACGGCTGGCCGACGGCGGATACGAGGTGCACGCACGCATTCCGGCGACCATCGCGCCGACAGCGGAGCCACACGCGTGACGGGACCGATCACCGTCTTCATCGCCGACGATCAGGCCATGGTGCGCCAGGGTTTTGGCGCGCTCCTGTCCGCGCAGCCCGACATCGCCGTCATCGGCGACGCACCGAACGGACGCATCGCGGTGTCCGAAGTCAGGCGACTGCGGCCCGACGTGGTGCTCATGGACGTGCGAATGCCGGAACTGGGTGGTCTGGAAGCCACTCGCGAAATCCTCTCGGCGGCAACAACACCGCCGGTGCGGGTCCTGATGCTCACCACATTCGACATCGACGAGTACGTGTACGAAGCACTCAGCGCGGGAGCCAGCGGATTCCTGTTGAAGGACGCACCTGCCGACGACCTGATCCGCGCGGTGCGGGTCGTGGCGGCCGGCGACGCACTGCTGGCACCGAGTGTCACCCGTCGGCTCATCGCAGACGTCGTCCGACGCCGTTCCGGACCACGGCCATGGGGCCGCGAGCTCGCCACGTTGACGCCCCGCGAGCGGGAAGTGCTCGAGCTGATTGCGCAGGGCTTGTCGAACACCGACATCGCGGACCGCTTGTTCGTGACGGAGCACACCGTGAAGACGCACGTGGGCAACATCTTTGCGAAACTCTCGCTTCGCGATCGCGCGCAGGCCGTGGTCGTCGCCTACGAGTCCGGACTGGTCAATCCGCGATCGCCCGGCTGACGTGCCCGGCGATCATCTCGTACACGCCGCGCGTGACGTCCGTTGCGTTGCTCATGATGTTGTAGCCGTGGTCGACGCCGGGTACCTCGTGGTACTGCGCCAAAGCCCCCACGGCATCCAGCTTCTGGGCATACTGCCACGCCTCGTCGCGCAGCCGGTCGTACTCAGCGGTGACGATCAGTGCGGGGGCGATGCCCTTGATGTCGTCGGCGTTGTCGCCCCATGCCGGTGAGGCCAGCCGATCACGGCGCTGTGCAGGGTCCGGGATGTACGCGGTGTCGAACACCTCGCTCATCCACGGCCGCATCACGGCCTTGTCCCCCAGCGCGGACCGCTTGTCCTTGCTCGCCGTCACCAAATCCAGTGGCGCATAGTGCAACATCTGCAGCTTGATCTCGGGTCCGCACTGTTCCAAGGCCAACCGAGCCGCAGCCGCGGACAGACTACCGCCGGCGCTCTGACCACCGACGCACAGCTTGTTGCCATCCCATTCACGTTCGGCAGCGGCGGCCCAGACGAGAACGTCATACACCTGCTCGACGGGGGCCGGAAACCGCTGCCCCGGCGCCAGCACGTAATCGGTATTCACCACAACGACATTCGCGTGCGCGGCCAGAAATCGGCACCAGGGGTCGTCCTGTTCACGGTGGCCGACGACGAAACCGCCACCATGGACGTTGACGTAGACGCCTGCTGGGACGCCGTCCGACTTGGGCCAGTACACCGTCGCCGCCGTGTCACCGTGCCGCGTCGGAATCACCGCCGACGTTGTGCTGCCGGTGATTTCAGGAAATCGGACGCCCGGCTTCGGCGCCGGATTGATGGTCGACGAGAACAGTCGCGCGACGGCATCCGCGACGACGGGCTTGGCGAGGATTGACACGAACCCGACTGTACCGACGCCCGAACCGTAGTCGTCGAACGCGACTACCCCACGCCCTTGCCTGCGCGGAAGGATGCCACGCAGCCGAGCACCGCCAGTCCGGCGAAGACGGCGAACAACCAGCTGGCCCCTACCGCGTCGGGCCGATCGACCGTGTTGACCACGATGCCCGCCAGCCCCGCGCCGAACGCCCCACAGATCAGCTGCACCGTGTTGATCGCCGCCGCGGCCACCGTGCCCTGCGCGGGATCGTCGACTCGGCCCATCGCCCACACCGACAAGTGCGGCCATGCCATGCCGACGCCGATGCCGGTGATCAGCAGCGAGAACGCCCAGACCGCAACCACGGCCGGCGATGCCCCGTCGACCTGACTCAGCGCCGCGGCACCCAGACCGATGGCCATCACCAACGGCGCCACCGCCACGATGCGCACCACCCGGGCAGGCGTCGTGACCGAGGCACTGACGATCTCGCTGACCGTCCACCCGACGCTGAGCGCCACCGCGAGAAAGCCCGCCGTCAACGGGACCAGACCCGCCAGCCGCTGCCCGTACAGCGGCACGTACATATCGGCCATGGTGGCCGCCATCAGTACGCCCAGGGTCACATAGATCCACTTGAACGGGCCAGGCCCGTAGGCGGTCCGCGGCAACACGCTCACCGGCATCCGCTGATCGACGACGATGAAGACGCCTACCAGCGCCACCCCGGCGGCCAGCAGCGCCACCATCACCGGCACGCTGCGCTGGATGCCCGCGACGCTGATCGCCATGGCCGCGGAGCCGAGAATCACCAATGACCACAGCGGAATCCGCAGCGGCTCGTGCACGCGGTCCCCTGACCGGCCCGGCAGGCTCAACGGCACCAGGACCATCACCGCGACGGTCAGGATCGCCAGCGCACCGAACGCCCAGCGCCACACGCCCAATTGCGCGAACAGGCCGCCGGACGAGGGACCGAGCAGCGTCCCGACACCCCACATCGCCGACACGAGAGCCGACGCCTTGGGCCAAAGCGATTGCGGCAGAGCCGTGTTGATCACGGCGTACCCCAGCCCGGCCAACGTGCCGCCCGCGGCGCCCTGCACCACGCGGCCGGCCAGCATCACCTCCATGGTCGGCGCCAGGGCACACATGAGGCTGCCGAGCGCGAAAACGCTGAATCCCAACAGATATGCCCGTCGCGGTCCGAAGCGGGCCACCATGCCGCTGACCGTCGTGGCCGCCATCACCGAGGCCACCAGGTACACCGTCGTGACCCACGCGTACAGCCGTCCACCGCCGATGTCGGCCACGGCACTGGGCAGCAGGCTGATGGTCAGGAACTCGTTGGTCGCATACAGCGCAACGCCACCGGCCAACACCGTCGACGCGCCCAGATACCGGGGACCCAGCAGTTCGCGCCAGCTGCCGATCGTCACGGGGTCGGCGCGCATCTCGGTCACGTCCGCGACGCTAGGGGCTCAACCGCGGTTGAGGTCAAGGAGCGCTCATTTCAGACCGGCCGCATCCATCCCGCGCAGTTCCTTCTTCAGGTCGGCCACCTCGTCGCGAATGCGCGCCGCCAGCTCGAACTGCAGATCCCGGGCCGCGTTCATCATCTGCTCAGTGAGGTCCTTGATCAGGTCCGCCAACTCCGCACGCGGCATGTTCGCCATGTCGCGGCCCTCGACGATGCCGGCGCTGACCGCACGCCCCGGCTCGCCCTGGGCCCGGCGACCGCGGGAGGCATTGCGGCCCGAACCGCCGATCTCGACGGTCTCGGTGTCCTCCGCCTCGCGGTACACCTGGTCGAGGATGTCGGCGATCTTCTTCCGCAGCGGCTGCGGGTCGATGCCGTTCGCCTCGTTGTAGGCGATCTGCTTGGCGCGGCGACGTTCGGTCTCCTCGATGGCCGCCTGCATGGAGTCGGTGATCTTGTCGGCGTACATGTGCACCTCGCCGGACACGTTGCGCGCCGCGCGGCCGATGGTCTGGATCAGGCTTCGCGTCGAGCGCAGGAAGCCCTCCTTGTCGGCGT
Proteins encoded in this region:
- a CDS encoding DUF899 domain-containing protein; its protein translation is MSAQPTAYPDVVTREEWLGARTKLLAREREATHLRDAVNAERRRLPMVKIEKDYVFDGPDGAVSLLDMFEGRNQLYIHHFMWIDAIDAGCPSCTAAADLTFTEGDRELLHGKGVTFACVSRAPYESIARYRDQHGWTFPWYSSRDGDFTYDFHVTLDPARAPSEYNYKSLDELHADGWTDDDLRGDWPGASIFLRRGDEVFHTYSAYARGLDHSAVGYPFLDLTPYGRQEPWEDSPAGWPQGGPAVGRPVGDCCEG
- a CDS encoding MgtC/SapB family protein, producing MEWLADPAFFGGPGQGSRQIIELVVAFGLTALIGLEREIQGKSAGLRTQTIVGTAAALIMLVSKYGFGDVLTPGLVVVDPSRVAAQIVSGIGFLGAGIIIVRRGSVHGLTTAASVWESAAIGMAAGAGLLLLATVMTGMHLLIIIGFMPLARRLASRLGGSVRLHITYADDRGVLRDVLQACGRRDWQITDLETDPAGEPIGAPPGHVGVQLTLGGAGVLRAASVLALIDGVAGVRQLEEDPD
- a CDS encoding DUF418 domain-containing protein; the protein is MTSQPLVAAVPRIAALDILRGFALGGILVVNITVMANPHGLAAGPIHTLLTAFVADKFYLLFSFLFGYSLTLQFRSAERDGADGRLRTLRRCIALMAIGLLHVAFFFSDDVLFGYGLLGLILLMLNRIRPKTALCCAVALYTTFVIAVTVVGVHTPDTAIDDDGAVAALRAGWLTAASYRWETFFERFDLFLVFGFLNVLPLFLVGFAAGKARLLETPDRYQALLPKLQWFGFGIAAPFTLLMAILGNPAPAGLAALLDLPLAAAYAATILRLAQRRPQLAQTLGTAGRFAATNYIGQSIIASVIFTGYGFALVGKLPDWSVLLIASAIYGMQLGGSRLWARHHRYGPIEWLLRRATYGPRPMWPARTFLES
- a CDS encoding sensor histidine kinase, with the protein product MSSRTRSRVDRTLSAVSYAVSLFLFVMAWATVDATYAVPPAARPVIAAVAALPLVAIRPNPFLGWAISATGAFVLPLSCAPINAAFPWQMVHVAVLLVLLVSVTIRCPLAAAAVAWVSTTGSLLVNSADGAGFAVAVTVVVVIALLTRELSGSRRQLAAQREINELERARRSVLEDRSRIARDLHDVIAHHMSVAVVQAQSAPYRLTSVTDETKAEFDAIGASVRAGLNEIRAVLGVLRSDGEVTDVSPQPGIAGVRELIDTTRRAGVDLAFNTFGDPTKVSELCGVVVYRIVQESLANAVRHSPGAPVTVTMHHASDATTVTVSNGRAAAQSAAETPSGGRGITGMRERAAAVGGTVDARRLADGGYEVHARIPATIAPTAEPHA
- a CDS encoding response regulator transcription factor; its protein translation is MTGPITVFIADDQAMVRQGFGALLSAQPDIAVIGDAPNGRIAVSEVRRLRPDVVLMDVRMPELGGLEATREILSAATTPPVRVLMLTTFDIDEYVYEALSAGASGFLLKDAPADDLIRAVRVVAAGDALLAPSVTRRLIADVVRRRSGPRPWGRELATLTPREREVLELIAQGLSNTDIADRLFVTEHTVKTHVGNIFAKLSLRDRAQAVVVAYESGLVNPRSPG
- a CDS encoding alpha/beta hydrolase encodes the protein MSILAKPVVADAVARLFSSTINPAPKPGVRFPEITGSTTSAVIPTRHGDTAATVYWPKSDGVPAGVYVNVHGGGFVVGHREQDDPWCRFLAAHANVVVVNTDYVLAPGQRFPAPVEQVYDVLVWAAAAEREWDGNKLCVGGQSAGGSLSAAAARLALEQCGPEIKLQMLHYAPLDLVTASKDKRSALGDKAVMRPWMSEVFDTAYIPDPAQRRDRLASPAWGDNADDIKGIAPALIVTAEYDRLRDEAWQYAQKLDAVGALAQYHEVPGVDHGYNIMSNATDVTRGVYEMIAGHVSRAIAD
- a CDS encoding MFS transporter, which codes for MTEMRADPVTIGSWRELLGPRYLGASTVLAGGVALYATNEFLTISLLPSAVADIGGGRLYAWVTTVYLVASVMAATTVSGMVARFGPRRAYLLGFSVFALGSLMCALAPTMEVMLAGRVVQGAAGGTLAGLGYAVINTALPQSLWPKASALVSAMWGVGTLLGPSSGGLFAQLGVWRWAFGALAILTVAVMVLVPLSLPGRSGDRVHEPLRIPLWSLVILGSAAMAISVAGIQRSVPVMVALLAAGVALVGVFIVVDQRMPVSVLPRTAYGPGPFKWIYVTLGVLMAATMADMYVPLYGQRLAGLVPLTAGFLAVALSVGWTVSEIVSASVTTPARVVRIVAVAPLVMAIGLGAAALSQVDGASPAVVAVWAFSLLITGIGVGMAWPHLSVWAMGRVDDPAQGTVAAAAINTVQLICGAFGAGLAGIVVNTVDRPDAVGASWLFAVFAGLAVLGCVASFRAGKGVG